A DNA window from Cobetia marina contains the following coding sequences:
- the polA gene encoding DNA polymerase I, producing the protein MAATPIVLVDGSSYLYRAFHALPPLTTSKGLPTGAVKGVINMLKSLIRQYPDSPMAVVFDAKGKTFRDDMYPEYKAQRPPMPDDLRLQVEPLHACVRALGLPLLCVEGVEADDVIGTLARLATEAGRDAVISTGDKDMAQLVNEHITLVNTMKNETLDVDGVTEKFGIPPNLIIDFLALMGDKVDNIPGVPGVGEKTALGLLQGMGGGLDTIYGDLDRIKTLSFRGAKTLAKKMEAHREDAYLSYRLATIKLDCELEHGLDDLAIAAPDTAALVELYKEMEFRAWLKELLEGGDMAATPHADEKDSGVAGGDLFGDSIAPVAEKASGKGKTAAAPTPELDGAGDEDEMPEALPPREERNYRAITEQAELDAWLERVRSSTSLCFDLETTSLNYMEAEIVGIGMALEVGEAVYIPVAHSYLDAPAQLDRKAVLEALTPILADGAITKIGQNLKYDIEVLARYDIAVAGPLADTMLMSYVLNSTATRHDMDSLALKYLGESTISFTDIAGKGAKQLTFDQIALEEAMPYACEDVDITLRLAALLMPRIEKLGRLGEVLRDYEYPLIPVLARIERNGVAIDPERLHAQTRELTEQIHDIEKQAFELAGREFNLSSPKQLGEILFEEQKLPVKKKTPKGAPSTAEAVLEELALDYPLPKLIMRHRGMTKLKSTYTDKLPQLVNPTTRRLHTSYHQAVTATGRLSSSDPNLQNIPVRSEEGRRIRQAFIARLGYRIVAADYSQIELRIMAHLSGDKGLLSAFADNRDVHAATAAEVFGTEESRVSSDQRRSAKAINFGLIYGMSAWGLSRQLDIDPGQAKTYIERYFERYPGVATYMEDTRHLAAEQGYVETIFGRRLYLPEIGSRNHARRSAAERTAINAPMQGSAADIIKRAMIDVDAWLAGNDGDKAYDAMMVMQVHDELVFEVAEAQVEDFMKDVAQRMQNAASLDVPLLVEVEQGDNWEEAH; encoded by the coding sequence ATGGCCGCCACGCCGATCGTTCTCGTCGATGGATCTTCCTACCTCTATCGTGCCTTTCATGCCCTGCCGCCGCTGACCACCTCCAAGGGCCTGCCCACCGGCGCGGTGAAGGGCGTGATCAACATGCTCAAGAGCCTGATCCGCCAGTATCCGGACAGCCCCATGGCGGTGGTGTTCGACGCCAAGGGCAAGACCTTCCGTGATGACATGTACCCCGAGTACAAGGCCCAGCGTCCGCCGATGCCCGATGACCTGCGCCTGCAGGTCGAGCCGCTGCATGCCTGCGTACGCGCGCTGGGTCTACCGCTATTGTGCGTGGAAGGTGTCGAGGCCGATGACGTCATCGGAACTCTTGCGCGACTGGCCACCGAGGCCGGGCGTGACGCCGTCATCTCCACCGGCGACAAGGACATGGCTCAGCTGGTGAATGAGCACATCACGCTGGTCAACACCATGAAGAACGAGACGCTGGACGTGGACGGCGTCACCGAGAAGTTCGGCATTCCGCCCAACCTGATCATCGACTTCCTCGCGTTGATGGGCGACAAGGTCGACAACATTCCCGGCGTGCCGGGTGTGGGCGAGAAGACCGCGCTGGGCCTGCTGCAGGGCATGGGCGGCGGTCTCGACACCATCTACGGTGACCTCGATCGCATCAAGACGCTCAGCTTCCGCGGCGCCAAGACGCTGGCCAAGAAGATGGAAGCGCACCGCGAGGATGCCTATCTCTCCTATCGTCTCGCCACCATCAAGCTGGACTGCGAGCTGGAGCATGGCCTGGATGACCTCGCGATCGCCGCGCCGGATACCGCCGCGCTGGTCGAGCTCTACAAGGAGATGGAGTTCCGCGCCTGGCTGAAGGAGCTGCTGGAAGGCGGTGACATGGCCGCCACCCCGCACGCCGATGAGAAGGACAGCGGTGTCGCCGGCGGTGATCTGTTCGGCGACAGCATCGCGCCCGTCGCGGAGAAGGCCTCCGGCAAGGGCAAGACCGCCGCTGCACCGACGCCTGAGCTGGATGGGGCGGGTGACGAGGACGAGATGCCCGAGGCGCTGCCGCCGCGTGAGGAGCGCAACTACCGCGCCATCACCGAGCAGGCCGAGCTGGACGCGTGGCTGGAGCGTGTGCGCAGCAGCACCTCGCTGTGCTTCGACCTCGAGACCACCAGCCTCAACTACATGGAAGCCGAGATCGTCGGCATCGGCATGGCGCTGGAAGTCGGCGAGGCCGTCTACATTCCCGTCGCCCACAGCTATCTGGATGCCCCCGCGCAGCTGGACCGCAAGGCCGTGCTGGAGGCGCTGACGCCGATTCTGGCCGATGGTGCCATCACCAAGATCGGCCAGAACCTCAAGTACGACATCGAGGTGCTGGCGCGCTATGACATCGCGGTGGCCGGTCCGCTGGCCGACACCATGCTGATGTCCTACGTGCTCAACTCCACCGCGACCCGTCACGACATGGACTCGCTGGCGCTCAAGTACCTGGGCGAGAGCACCATCAGCTTCACCGACATTGCCGGCAAGGGCGCCAAGCAGCTGACGTTTGACCAGATCGCGCTGGAAGAGGCGATGCCCTACGCCTGCGAGGATGTCGACATCACCCTGCGCCTCGCCGCGCTGCTGATGCCGCGCATCGAGAAACTGGGGCGTCTAGGCGAGGTGCTGCGTGATTACGAATACCCGTTGATTCCGGTGCTGGCGCGCATCGAGCGCAACGGCGTCGCGATCGACCCCGAGCGCCTGCACGCCCAGACCCGTGAGCTGACCGAGCAGATCCACGACATCGAGAAGCAGGCCTTTGAGCTGGCGGGCCGCGAGTTCAATCTCTCCTCGCCCAAGCAGCTGGGCGAGATCCTCTTCGAGGAGCAGAAGCTGCCGGTCAAGAAGAAGACCCCCAAGGGCGCGCCGTCCACCGCCGAAGCCGTGCTCGAGGAGCTGGCGCTGGACTACCCGCTGCCCAAGCTGATCATGCGCCATCGCGGCATGACCAAGCTCAAGAGCACCTACACCGACAAGCTGCCGCAGCTGGTCAACCCGACCACGCGTCGCCTGCACACCAGCTACCATCAGGCCGTCACCGCGACGGGTCGTCTGTCGTCGTCTGATCCGAACCTGCAGAACATCCCGGTGCGCAGTGAAGAGGGCCGTCGCATTCGTCAGGCCTTCATCGCACGCCTCGGCTATCGCATCGTCGCGGCGGATTACTCGCAGATCGAGCTGCGCATCATGGCGCACCTCTCCGGTGACAAGGGGCTGCTCTCGGCCTTCGCCGACAACCGTGACGTGCACGCCGCCACCGCCGCGGAAGTCTTCGGTACCGAGGAATCACGTGTCAGCAGTGACCAGCGTCGCAGCGCCAAGGCCATCAACTTCGGGCTGATCTACGGCATGTCCGCCTGGGGCCTCTCGCGTCAGCTGGATATCGACCCTGGCCAGGCCAAGACCTACATCGAGCGCTACTTCGAGCGCTATCCGGGCGTCGCCACCTACATGGAAGACACTCGCCACCTCGCCGCCGAGCAGGGCTATGTCGAGACCATCTTCGGCCGTCGTCTCTACCTGCCGGAAATCGGCTCGCGCAATCACGCGCGTCGCAGTGCTGCCGAACGCACCGCCATCAACGCCCCGATGCAAGGCAGCGCCGCCGACATCATCAAGCGCGCCATGATCGACGTGGACGCCTGGCTGGCGGGCAATGACGGTGACAAGGCGTATGACGCCATGATGGTCATGCAGGTACACGATGAACTTGTCTTCGAAGTCGCCGAAGCGCAGGTCGAAGACTTCATGAAAGACGTCGCGCAGCGCATGCAGAACGCCGCCTCTCTCGATGTCCCGCTGCTCGTCGAAGTCGAGCAAGGCGACAACTGGGAAGAAGCACATTAA
- a CDS encoding DUF2782 domain-containing protein yields MRTTASIAPHPTLRLPTLLASALLLVITALGAPLAVAESDAPKPQVTSRQQDDRQLREYRVNGHLYAIEIIPKGGTPFFLLDSDGNGNFTRSSVSQASQLKVPGWARKK; encoded by the coding sequence ATGCGCACGACTGCTTCGATTGCTCCGCACCCGACGCTGCGCCTGCCCACGCTGCTGGCGAGTGCTCTGCTGCTGGTCATCACCGCGCTGGGCGCCCCGCTGGCCGTGGCCGAGAGTGATGCCCCCAAGCCACAGGTCACCAGCCGTCAGCAGGATGACCGCCAGCTGCGCGAATACCGCGTCAATGGCCATCTGTACGCCATCGAGATCATCCCCAAGGGGGGCACGCCCTTCTTCCTGCTCGACAGTGATGGCAACGGCAACTTCACCCGTTCCAGCGTATCGCAGGCCAGTCAGCTCAAGGTGCCCGGCTGGGCGCGGAAAAAGTGA
- a CDS encoding homoserine kinase, whose translation MAVFTPLSEAQVAEFLAEYDAGTLTSLEDVAHGTENSTFFVTTDRREMVLTLFEQGEHEELPFFVELLDFLAGHQLPVPGPLHDREGQALKTLAGKPALLFPRMPGKWPVSPNVAQCREIGAALGRMHAVSQHFTGQRPNTRDLHWIKPMHHKVLAYLSPEDQALMADEIDVCEDVFSGVDLPQGALHGDLFRDNTLFDGDRLGGIIDFYNGCTGDLIFDLSILVNDWCSNDDGRLDQARYDALLSAYLAERPMNADERRLWPSMLRMTALRYWLSRLLVVYVDPPAHSLTPKDPAQYRQLLGRRIEEGALPLPDATQPA comes from the coding sequence ATGGCAGTCTTTACCCCCCTGAGCGAGGCTCAGGTCGCAGAATTTCTGGCAGAGTACGATGCAGGCACGCTGACATCGCTTGAAGATGTCGCCCACGGCACCGAGAACTCGACCTTCTTCGTCACCACCGACCGCCGCGAGATGGTGCTGACCCTGTTCGAGCAGGGCGAGCATGAGGAACTGCCCTTCTTCGTCGAGCTGCTCGACTTCCTCGCCGGCCACCAGCTGCCGGTGCCCGGCCCGCTGCATGACCGCGAAGGTCAGGCGCTCAAGACGCTGGCAGGCAAGCCGGCGTTGCTGTTTCCGCGCATGCCGGGCAAGTGGCCCGTCTCGCCCAATGTCGCCCAGTGCCGCGAGATCGGTGCGGCGCTGGGGCGCATGCACGCCGTCTCGCAGCACTTCACCGGCCAGCGCCCCAACACCCGTGACCTGCATTGGATCAAGCCGATGCACCACAAGGTGCTGGCCTATCTGAGCCCGGAAGACCAGGCACTGATGGCCGACGAGATCGATGTCTGCGAAGACGTCTTCAGTGGCGTCGACCTGCCACAGGGCGCGCTGCACGGGGATCTGTTCCGCGACAACACCCTGTTTGACGGCGATCGCCTCGGCGGCATCATCGACTTCTACAATGGCTGCACCGGCGACCTGATCTTCGATCTGTCGATTCTGGTCAATGACTGGTGCTCCAATGACGATGGCCGTCTGGATCAGGCGCGTTATGACGCCCTGCTCAGCGCCTATCTGGCCGAGCGCCCGATGAACGCTGACGAACGCCGCCTGTGGCCGAGCATGCTGCGCATGACCGCGCTGCGCTACTGGCTGTCACGCCTGCTGGTGGTCTACGTGGACCCGCCCGCTCACAGCCTGACGCCGAAGGACCCGGCACAGTATCGCCAGCTGCTGGGCCGGCGCATCGAGGAAGGCGCCCTGCCGCTGCCCGACGCCACCCAGCCGGCCTGA
- the speA gene encoding biosynthetic arginine decarboxylase: MTSFAAEARRTYNIDQWGSGYFDVGQDGLTLVRPHGEPGTPALPLISLIDKARAQGLRLPLLIRFADILHDRVEQLCAAFDAAISSRGYGASYTAVYPIKVNQQRRVVEELLATSERSRGRVGLEAGSKPELLAVLALSDNGPSVIVCNGYKDREYVRLALMGEKLGHRVHLVVEKASELELVLEEAERLGVRPRIGLRARLATIGKGNWQNTGGEKSKFGLTASQIVALVERLREVDALDCLKLVHFHLGSQIADISDIQRGLAECARFYQGLHEAGAGVEIVDVGGGLGVDYEGTRSESACSLNYSMREYADYVVGAFHAVCEAHDLPHPHIISESGRALTAHHAVLVTDVIGEERVDLPLPTPREDDLQIAALWTQAARLEGALEPRELVEIYHAVVHAQHQVQERFVMGLASIAIRAEAEAIYTNVCRSLAGRLDARQRSHRAVLDELNEKLADKLFVNFSLFQSLPDIWGIEQIFPILPLTGLDRAPTRRGVIQDITCDSDGRIDTYVDDQGLDATLPLPEWHAEEEKLLGFFMVGAYQEILGDLHNLFGDTDSVDASLDDEGQWQLSHAIQGDSVAQVLRYVNFDPDQLAARLARQLKSSNLNALEQADLLEDLKAGLEGYTYLES; this comes from the coding sequence ATGACCTCCTTTGCAGCCGAAGCACGCCGCACCTACAACATTGACCAGTGGGGCAGCGGCTATTTCGACGTGGGCCAGGATGGCCTGACGCTGGTGCGCCCCCATGGCGAACCGGGTACGCCTGCGCTGCCGCTGATCTCGCTGATCGACAAGGCCCGCGCCCAGGGCCTGCGACTGCCGCTGCTGATCCGCTTCGCCGATATCCTGCATGACCGGGTCGAGCAGCTGTGCGCCGCCTTCGATGCCGCCATCAGCTCACGCGGCTATGGCGCCAGCTACACCGCCGTCTATCCGATCAAGGTCAACCAGCAGCGCCGCGTGGTCGAGGAACTGCTGGCGACCAGCGAACGCTCGCGCGGGCGTGTCGGCCTGGAAGCCGGCAGCAAGCCGGAACTGCTCGCCGTGCTGGCGCTGTCGGACAATGGCCCGTCGGTCATCGTCTGCAACGGCTACAAGGACCGCGAGTACGTGCGTCTGGCGCTGATGGGCGAGAAGCTCGGCCACCGCGTGCACCTGGTGGTCGAGAAGGCCAGCGAGCTGGAACTGGTACTGGAAGAAGCTGAACGTCTCGGTGTGCGGCCGCGCATCGGTCTGCGCGCGCGCCTGGCCACCATCGGCAAGGGCAACTGGCAGAACACCGGCGGCGAGAAGTCGAAATTCGGCCTGACGGCGAGCCAGATCGTCGCGCTGGTCGAGCGCCTGCGCGAAGTGGATGCGCTGGACTGCCTCAAGCTGGTCCACTTCCACCTCGGCTCGCAGATCGCGGACATCAGCGACATCCAGCGCGGCCTGGCCGAGTGCGCGCGCTTCTATCAGGGGCTGCATGAAGCCGGTGCCGGCGTGGAAATCGTCGATGTCGGCGGTGGCCTGGGCGTGGACTACGAAGGCACGCGCTCGGAAAGCGCCTGCTCGCTCAACTACTCGATGCGTGAATACGCCGACTATGTGGTCGGGGCGTTCCACGCGGTGTGCGAGGCGCATGATCTGCCGCATCCGCACATCATCTCAGAATCCGGTCGTGCCCTGACCGCTCACCACGCCGTGCTGGTGACGGACGTGATCGGCGAGGAGCGTGTCGACCTGCCGCTGCCCACGCCACGTGAGGATGATCTGCAGATCGCCGCGCTGTGGACACAAGCCGCGCGTCTGGAAGGTGCGCTCGAGCCACGTGAGCTGGTGGAGATCTACCACGCCGTGGTGCATGCCCAGCATCAGGTGCAGGAGCGCTTCGTGATGGGGCTGGCGAGCATCGCCATCCGTGCCGAGGCCGAGGCCATCTACACCAACGTGTGTCGCAGTCTCGCCGGGCGCCTCGATGCGCGCCAGCGTTCGCACCGCGCGGTGCTCGATGAGCTCAACGAGAAGCTGGCCGACAAGCTGTTCGTCAATTTCTCGCTGTTCCAGTCACTGCCGGACATCTGGGGCATCGAGCAGATCTTCCCGATTCTGCCGCTGACCGGTCTCGACCGCGCGCCGACCCGGCGTGGCGTGATTCAGGACATCACCTGCGACAGTGATGGCCGCATCGACACCTATGTGGATGACCAGGGCCTGGACGCCACCCTGCCGCTGCCGGAATGGCATGCCGAGGAAGAGAAGCTGCTCGGCTTCTTCATGGTCGGCGCCTATCAGGAGATCCTCGGCGACCTGCACAATCTGTTCGGCGATACCGATTCCGTGGATGCCAGCCTCGACGACGAGGGCCAATGGCAGCTTTCCCATGCCATCCAGGGCGATAGCGTGGCGCAGGTGCTGCGCTACGTGAACTTCGACCCGGATCAGCTGGCGGCCCGCCTCGCGCGTCAGCTCAAGTCATCCAATCTGAACGCGCTGGAACAGGCAGACCTGCTCGAGGACCTGAAGGCAGGTCTGGAAGGATATACCTACCTGGAGAGCTGA
- a CDS encoding fumarylacetoacetate hydrolase family protein: MPLAQRFTPRFSDGRVFAHDLGKVVCVGRNYAAHAAELGNEVPSEPLLFIKPATSVVPMDKPLPLSKRRGQYHYEAELALLIGKPLCEASEDEALEALAGMGLALDLTLRERQSKLKAKGQPWELAKAFDGSCPLSSFVALEGPRWRDGEGALHDVDFQALQYRFAIDGEQRQQADTRLMLFPVARLLSEISHSFTLLPGDVVLTGTPEGVGELNPDQALALALDAPDGSGELLRVETRTRGVA; this comes from the coding sequence ATGCCGCTTGCTCAGCGTTTTACCCCACGTTTCAGCGATGGTCGTGTCTTTGCCCATGATCTCGGCAAGGTGGTGTGCGTGGGGCGCAATTATGCTGCCCACGCCGCGGAGCTCGGCAATGAAGTGCCCAGCGAGCCGTTGCTGTTCATCAAGCCCGCCACCAGCGTGGTGCCCATGGACAAGCCGCTGCCGCTCTCGAAGCGACGTGGCCAGTACCATTACGAGGCCGAGCTTGCGCTGCTGATCGGCAAGCCACTGTGCGAGGCGAGTGAAGACGAGGCGCTGGAGGCATTGGCCGGCATGGGGCTGGCGCTGGATCTCACCCTGCGTGAGCGTCAGAGCAAGCTCAAGGCCAAGGGCCAGCCGTGGGAACTGGCCAAGGCCTTTGACGGCAGCTGTCCTCTGTCCTCCTTCGTCGCGCTGGAAGGCCCGCGCTGGCGTGATGGCGAAGGCGCACTGCATGATGTCGATTTCCAGGCACTGCAGTATCGTTTCGCCATCGACGGCGAGCAGCGTCAGCAGGCGGATACCCGTCTGATGCTGTTCCCTGTCGCGCGGCTGCTCAGCGAGATCAGCCACAGCTTCACGCTGCTGCCCGGCGACGTGGTGCTGACCGGCACGCCGGAGGGCGTTGGTGAGCTGAATCCGGATCAGGCGCTGGCACTGGCGCTGGATGCCCCGGATGGCAGCGGCGAGCTGCTGCGTGTCGAGACACGCACGCGCGGCGTGGCATGA
- the thpD gene encoding ectoine hydroxylase, whose product MTASRHMTSYNATAALSSKQRHHHEMDGSNASDGAESSNQRLGVRQVDADRDQAPEAYLDKSGSDRGSSHSRDAYPTRLSQPPQHLWQKRREPVVHSRADEGPLGAEQLKRFERDGFLFEPEFLAPQEVETLKAELAALLEQEDLQGRDFTITEPKSREIRSIFAVHFLSERFRQLAEDPRLMDRARQILGGDVYVHQSRINYKPGFEGKGFNWHSDFETWHAEDGMPEMRAVSASIILNDNHHFNGPLMLIPGSHEVFVHCLGETPEDNHKSSLQAQEVGVPSREALRELVAQRGIEAPTGAAGGLLMFDCNTLHGSNANMSPDPRSNAFFVYNRVDNAMQAPFAASRPRPEFLAHRADGGWDELEK is encoded by the coding sequence ATGACAGCTTCACGCCACATGACCTCGTACAACGCCACCGCTGCGCTTTCGTCCAAGCAGCGCCACCACCACGAGATGGACGGCAGCAACGCCAGCGATGGCGCAGAGTCCTCCAATCAGCGTCTGGGTGTTCGTCAGGTCGATGCCGATCGCGATCAGGCGCCGGAAGCCTATCTGGACAAGTCAGGCAGCGACCGAGGCTCCTCCCACTCGCGCGACGCCTACCCGACGCGTCTGAGCCAGCCACCGCAGCACCTGTGGCAGAAGCGCCGCGAGCCCGTCGTGCACTCGCGCGCCGATGAGGGGCCGCTGGGGGCTGAGCAACTCAAGCGGTTCGAGCGCGATGGCTTCCTGTTCGAGCCGGAATTCCTGGCCCCGCAAGAAGTCGAGACGCTCAAGGCCGAACTGGCTGCGCTGCTGGAGCAGGAAGATCTCCAGGGTCGTGATTTCACCATCACCGAGCCCAAGAGCCGCGAGATCCGCTCCATCTTCGCCGTTCACTTCCTGTCGGAGCGCTTCCGCCAGCTTGCCGAAGACCCGCGCCTGATGGATCGCGCGCGCCAGATTCTGGGTGGCGATGTCTATGTCCACCAGTCGCGCATCAACTACAAGCCGGGCTTCGAGGGCAAGGGCTTCAACTGGCACTCGGACTTCGAGACCTGGCACGCCGAGGATGGCATGCCGGAAATGCGTGCGGTCAGCGCCTCGATCATCCTGAATGACAATCACCACTTCAACGGCCCGCTGATGCTGATCCCCGGCTCGCACGAAGTCTTCGTGCACTGCCTGGGCGAGACGCCGGAAGACAATCACAAGTCTTCGCTGCAGGCACAGGAAGTCGGTGTGCCCTCGCGCGAAGCGCTGCGAGAGCTGGTCGCCCAGCGTGGCATTGAGGCGCCCACCGGTGCCGCGGGTGGTCTGCTGATGTTTGACTGCAACACCTTGCACGGCTCCAACGCCAACATGTCGCCGGACCCGCGCAGCAACGCCTTCTTCGTCTACAACCGCGTCGACAATGCCATGCAGGCGCCGTTCGCGGCCTCTCGTCCGCGCCCTGAATTTCTGGCCCACCGTGCCGATGGTGGCTGGGATGAACTGGAAAAATGA
- a CDS encoding CsgG/HfaB family protein: MFKPRICLAACMATVLGGCAAVEPKFDNVEPVVGPPVTSNNTPYSECLASLSRISGATNLPVIAVGQITDKTGQRSYSTVTESAAVTQGVSEMLISALYKTRKVHLTERLDVRVPLAEQQLYENKAMAYAPRKLAVLPSHFVVLGALTELNYNISSGGTRLFVSGIGAGLRTAVINVGLDLRMVDIRTFRTVYVTSLQKQVVGYEVEAGIYRFFGNQLVEFDSGAVRNEPLQLGVRSVVEMGAYQLLTEGLGLPVPAGQECELHPGQHVAAKDGNTQQVAAANTASGSTAAVATPLREAPATEAPATETSAASSAAQ, encoded by the coding sequence ATGTTCAAGCCACGGATTTGTCTGGCCGCTTGCATGGCCACAGTGCTGGGGGGCTGCGCCGCAGTCGAGCCGAAATTCGATAATGTCGAGCCAGTCGTCGGGCCGCCAGTCACCTCAAACAATACGCCTTACAGTGAATGTCTTGCCTCATTGAGCCGTATTTCAGGCGCGACAAACCTGCCAGTTATCGCCGTCGGGCAAATCACTGACAAGACAGGGCAACGCAGCTATTCGACAGTAACCGAAAGCGCCGCCGTCACTCAGGGTGTCTCGGAAATGTTGATCAGCGCGCTCTACAAGACTCGCAAGGTTCACCTGACAGAGCGTCTTGATGTTCGCGTCCCGCTGGCCGAGCAGCAACTTTACGAGAACAAGGCCATGGCCTATGCACCACGCAAGCTGGCCGTCCTCCCCTCGCACTTCGTGGTACTCGGTGCCCTCACTGAGCTCAATTACAACATTTCCAGTGGTGGCACTCGCCTGTTCGTCAGCGGAATCGGGGCCGGATTGCGGACCGCCGTGATCAATGTGGGCCTGGACCTGCGCATGGTCGACATCCGCACCTTCCGCACCGTCTATGTCACCAGCCTGCAGAAGCAGGTGGTGGGTTACGAAGTCGAAGCCGGCATCTATCGCTTCTTCGGCAATCAGCTGGTCGAGTTTGATTCCGGCGCAGTGCGCAATGAACCACTGCAGCTGGGCGTGAGATCAGTCGTGGAGATGGGCGCCTACCAACTCCTGACTGAAGGCCTGGGACTTCCTGTACCTGCGGGGCAGGAATGTGAACTTCACCCGGGACAGCATGTTGCAGCGAAAGACGGCAACACGCAGCAAGTGGCCGCAGCCAATACGGCATCAGGCAGTACCGCAGCAGTCGCAACACCGTTGAGAGAAGCACCCGCAACAGAGGCACCTGCAACAGAAACATCGGCAGCATCCAGCGCAGCACAATAA
- a CDS encoding sigma-54 interaction domain-containing protein — protein sequence MQTLYRTLIQVAHSDAPIFITGESGSGKELCATAIHRHSPVREGPFIAVNCAAIPAELLESQLFGHVRGAFTGAVSAQQGLAVAADGGTLFLDEIAELPLPLQSKLLRFLQTGQVMPVGATRTVEVNCRIVCATHQDPRQLVETHRFREDLFYRLHVIPLKVPPLRERGSDILEIANGLLSRMASHEGKHFTSLSACAEQALLAHDWPGNVRELENTLRRAIILHEGESLTAAMLDLPAHGGSHERLEHAPPGAENQGLWQRPLWMVERDAIETVIAACDGSIPRAAAILEIAPSTIYRKRLSWQAHHPGSSAAH from the coding sequence ATGCAGACCCTCTATCGCACCCTCATACAGGTCGCCCATTCGGACGCCCCCATCTTCATCACCGGCGAAAGCGGCAGCGGCAAGGAGCTATGCGCCACTGCCATCCACCGCCACAGCCCGGTACGCGAAGGCCCTTTCATCGCCGTCAACTGTGCTGCCATCCCGGCGGAGCTATTGGAATCACAGCTGTTTGGGCATGTGCGTGGCGCCTTTACCGGTGCCGTCAGTGCCCAGCAGGGCCTGGCCGTGGCAGCGGATGGCGGGACGCTGTTCCTGGATGAGATCGCCGAACTGCCCTTGCCACTGCAGAGCAAGCTGTTGCGCTTTCTGCAGACCGGCCAGGTGATGCCCGTGGGCGCGACACGCACGGTCGAGGTCAACTGCCGTATCGTCTGCGCCACGCATCAGGACCCGCGTCAGCTGGTGGAGACCCATCGCTTCCGCGAAGACCTCTTCTACCGCCTGCACGTCATCCCGCTCAAGGTGCCGCCCCTGCGCGAGCGCGGAAGTGACATTCTCGAGATCGCCAACGGCTTGCTGAGTCGCATGGCCAGCCACGAAGGCAAGCATTTCACCAGCCTGAGCGCCTGCGCGGAGCAGGCGCTGCTGGCCCACGATTGGCCGGGCAACGTGCGCGAGCTGGAAAACACCCTGCGCCGCGCCATCATCCTCCACGAGGGCGAGAGTCTCACGGCCGCCATGCTGGACCTGCCAGCACACGGCGGCTCACACGAGAGACTCGAGCACGCACCACCCGGCGCCGAGAACCAGGGCCTCTGGCAGCGCCCGCTGTGGATGGTGGAGCGGGATGCCATCGAGACGGTGATAGCGGCATGCGATGGCAGCATTCCGCGTGCCGCTGCCATTCTGGAAATCGCCCCATCGACCATCTATCGCAAACGCCTCAGCTGGCAGGCCCATCACCCCGGCTCATCCGCCGCGCATTGA
- a CDS encoding oxidative damage protection protein produces MRTVHCRKYDQDLPGLDFPPLPGEKGQDIWANVSKQAWEEWQALQTRLINEKHLNMMDADSRRYLMEQMERFFRNEETDQAEGFVPTDAAAKGEAQGGQGYEV; encoded by the coding sequence ATGCGCACCGTACATTGCCGCAAGTATGACCAGGACCTGCCGGGTCTCGACTTTCCGCCGCTGCCGGGCGAGAAGGGCCAGGATATCTGGGCCAACGTCTCGAAGCAGGCATGGGAAGAATGGCAGGCGCTGCAGACACGCCTGATCAACGAGAAGCACCTCAACATGATGGATGCCGACAGCCGTCGCTATCTGATGGAGCAGATGGAGCGTTTCTTCCGCAACGAAGAGACCGATCAGGCCGAAGGTTTCGTCCCGACTGACGCCGCCGCCAAGGGCGAAGCGCAGGGCGGACAGGGCTACGAAGTCTGA